CCAGCCAATTACTTCATCTACATATCCCTTTTGTTTCATTTTTTCTATAACGTTTTTAAGATCTTTAAAATCTATTTTGACATCATTAAGTGATCTTATAGGTTTATCATCAGGATAAGAAACCTCTAAAAATCGTCTCAAATCTCCTAGAAATACATCAAAATCAGGTTTATACACTACTTCAATGTAAAACAAAGGCTGTTGCCCTTGCTTACTATCTGTCTGATTAGCCATAATACCCTGCACTAAAGCTTTTCTAAATATAGAGGCATCATCTTCTGTCATCCCGGTATATTTTGCGCTATACTTATTCATAGTACCATAGTGAGCAACTAATGCATAATATATCTTATTTTTTTTACCAAACGTAGAACTGTTATCATTCATTATAGAAGTTATAGAATTAGATTTAACTTCTTCTACTGGATGAAGAGAATATCCCCAATTCATTTGTACTGGCCCAGTATATGATTTTGATACATTTTCTACTGCCATTGCGCTTCCAAATACAAAATATTCAGTTGTCTACACACATTAAATAAGATTAAATAGCCCATTATTAAATTTCTTATGAAATAGTCATCTGCATAATCTTTATAATTTTTCTTATATTCAGCTAGACCCATATTGAAATAATTTTTTACTTCATCCTTTTTAAGCTGATTTAATCCCTTATCAAGACCTTCACACGCATAGCTAAATAACTCATTCATATCAATCTGTTCACCGCATAATAATGCTTTGTAAAGTGATAATACTTTACCTGTCCATTTATTGCTATTCTTATCTTGATATACTGGAATTAATCTATAAATACTAGCAAGAGACATGTATTTTATATGTTGCCACATCATATTGACATTATGGCCAATAAGCTCCATTATCTTTTTAAAACGTACTGTAGGCACATCTTCTATAGTCTGCAATACACTAAATGATGTACCATCTGTTCTATATACTACAAAGTTCAGACTATAATAAACAATTTCATCTACACTGGCAAGCGCTTCAATGTTTTGAA
This portion of the Thermoanaerobacterium sp. RBIITD genome encodes:
- a CDS encoding type I CRISPR-associated protein Cas7, producing the protein MAVENVSKSYTGPVQMNWGYSLHPVEEVKSNSITSIMNDNSSTFGKKNKIYYALVAHYGTMNKYSAKYTGMTEDDASIFRKALVQGIMANQTDSKQGQQPLFYIEVVYKPDFDVFLGDLRRFLEVSYPDDKPIRSLNDVKIDFKDLKNVIEKMKQKGYVDEVIGWVYPYIDTSKSLVNMPLYKEVDLLAPISNKVVG